A region of Burkholderiales bacterium JOSHI_001 DNA encodes the following proteins:
- a CDS encoding sulfur relay protein TusB/DsrH (PFAM: DsrH like protein~TIGRFAM: sulfur relay protein TusB/DsrH) produces the protein MLHIVNKSPAERTSLASCLRVAQDGQALLLIEDGVYAAIGSVLVQATQRLKVYALAPDLKARGLSDRAAPGITLIDYAGFVDLVAEHATSQSWL, from the coding sequence ATGCTGCACATCGTGAACAAGAGCCCGGCCGAGCGCACGTCGCTGGCCAGTTGCCTGCGGGTCGCCCAGGATGGGCAGGCCCTGTTGCTGATCGAAGACGGTGTCTACGCCGCCATCGGGTCGGTCCTGGTGCAGGCCACCCAGCGCCTGAAGGTGTATGCCCTGGCGCCGGACCTGAAGGCCCGTGGCCTGTCGGACCGGGCGGCCCCGGGCATCACCCTGATCGACTACGCCGGCTTCGTTGACCTCGTCGCCGAACATGCCACGAGCCAGAGCTGGCTCTGA
- a CDS encoding sulfur relay protein TusC/DsrF (PFAM: DsrE/DsrF-like family~TIGRFAM: sulfur relay protein TusC/DsrF) — MKKFMFLNRKAPYGTIYALESLEVVLIAATFDQDVSLVFMDDGVYELMKGQDTAGIGIKNHSKTYRALDGYDVEKLYVERESLQARGLSEDDLLVDVKLLSSAEVGALMAEQDVVLSF; from the coding sequence ATGAAGAAATTCATGTTCCTCAACCGCAAGGCCCCCTACGGCACCATCTACGCGCTGGAAAGCCTGGAGGTGGTGCTGATCGCCGCCACCTTCGACCAGGACGTGAGCCTGGTGTTCATGGACGACGGTGTCTATGAGCTGATGAAAGGCCAGGACACGGCCGGTATCGGCATCAAGAACCACAGCAAGACCTACCGTGCGCTGGACGGCTACGACGTGGAAAAGCTTTATGTCGAGCGCGAATCGCTGCAGGCCCGGGGCCTGAGCGAAGACGACCTGCTGGTGGACGTGAAGCTGCTGTCCTCTGCCGAAGTGGGCGCCCTGATGGCCGAGCAGGACGTGGTGCTCAGCTTCTGA
- a CDS encoding sulfur relay protein TusD/DsrE (PFAM: DsrE/DsrF-like family~TIGRFAM: sulfur relay protein TusD/DsrE) has protein sequence MKFNLLVSEGPYTHQASDSAWNFANAALAKGHEVMRVFFYHDGVYNATKLTEPPQDDRHIVNRWSKLKSEHNVDLVVCVAAALRRGIKDEVLAPGFRISGLGQLVDGGIKSDRTVTFGD, from the coding sequence ATGAAGTTCAATCTGCTGGTCAGCGAAGGGCCTTACACCCACCAGGCAAGCGACAGCGCCTGGAACTTCGCCAACGCGGCCCTTGCCAAGGGCCACGAGGTGATGCGCGTGTTTTTCTACCACGACGGTGTCTACAACGCGACCAAGCTGACCGAGCCGCCGCAGGACGACCGGCACATCGTCAACCGCTGGTCCAAGCTGAAATCCGAGCACAACGTGGACCTGGTGGTGTGCGTGGCCGCGGCGCTGCGCCGCGGCATCAAGGACGAGGTGCTGGCGCCGGGTTTCCGCATTTCAGGGCTGGGACAGTTGGTGGACGGTGGCATCAAGAGCGACCGCACCGTGACCTTCGGGGATTGA
- a CDS encoding sulfite reductase, dissimilatory-type beta subunit (PFAM: Nitrite and sulphite reductase 4Fe-4S domain; Nitrite/Sulfite reductase ferredoxin-like half domain~TIGRFAM: sulfite reductase, dissimilatory-type beta subunit), with translation MANRAPIESGAPDNKPFLHPTLLKNYGNWKYHDRPRPGVLHHVSHSGEEVWSVRAGTQRQMDVHTIRKLCDIADTFAEGHVRFTIRSNIEFMVSDPNKVAPLIEALQGSGFPVGGTGNSVSMIAHTQGWLHCDIPGTDASGAVKALMDELHEEFIREEMPNRVHLSTSCCEINCGGQADIAIIVQHTKPPKINHDLVANVCERPAVVARCPVAAIRPALVNGKPSLEVDEKKCICCGACYPPCPPMQINDPEHSKLAIWVGGKNSNARGKPTFMKMVASGLPNNPPRWTEVSAVVKRILHVYKNDARSWERLSDWIERIGWPRFFEKCDLPFTKYLIDDWRGSRQNLNASTHIRF, from the coding sequence ATGGCAAATCGAGCCCCCATTGAAAGCGGCGCCCCGGACAACAAGCCCTTCCTGCACCCCACGCTGCTGAAGAACTATGGCAACTGGAAGTACCACGACCGGCCCCGGCCGGGCGTGCTGCACCACGTGTCCCACTCGGGCGAAGAAGTGTGGAGCGTGCGTGCCGGCACCCAGCGGCAGATGGACGTGCACACCATCCGCAAGCTCTGCGACATCGCCGACACCTTTGCCGAAGGGCATGTGCGCTTCACCATCCGATCGAACATCGAGTTCATGGTCAGCGACCCCAACAAGGTGGCGCCGCTGATCGAAGCCCTGCAGGGCAGTGGCTTCCCGGTGGGCGGCACCGGCAACTCGGTGAGCATGATCGCGCACACCCAGGGCTGGCTGCACTGCGACATCCCGGGCACCGACGCGTCTGGCGCGGTGAAGGCGCTGATGGACGAACTGCACGAGGAGTTCATCCGCGAAGAAATGCCCAACCGGGTGCACCTGTCCACCAGCTGTTGCGAAATCAACTGCGGTGGCCAGGCCGACATCGCCATCATCGTGCAGCACACCAAGCCGCCCAAGATCAACCACGACCTGGTGGCCAATGTCTGCGAGCGCCCGGCCGTGGTGGCGCGCTGCCCGGTGGCGGCCATCCGCCCGGCACTGGTGAACGGCAAGCCCAGCCTGGAGGTGGACGAGAAGAAGTGCATCTGCTGCGGCGCCTGCTACCCACCGTGCCCTCCGATGCAGATCAACGATCCCGAACACAGCAAGCTGGCCATCTGGGTGGGCGGCAAGAACAGCAACGCCCGCGGCAAGCCCACCTTCATGAAGATGGTGGCCAGCGGCCTGCCCAACAACCCACCGCGCTGGACCGAGGTCAGCGCCGTGGTCAAGCGCATCCTGCACGTCTACAAGAACGACGCGCGCAGCTGGGAGCGCTTGAGCGACTGGATCGAGCGCATCGGCTGGCCGCGCTTCTTCGAGAAGTGCGACCTGCCCTTCACCAAGTACCTGATCGACGACTGGCGCGGTTCACGCCAGAACCTGAACGCGTCGACCCACATCCGGTTCTGA
- a CDS encoding sulfite reductase, dissimilatory-type alpha subunit (PFAM: Nitrite and sulphite reductase 4Fe-4S domain; Nitrite/Sulfite reductase ferredoxin-like half domain~TIGRFAM: sulfite reductase, dissimilatory-type alpha subunit) — protein MAKKMHETPMLDELETGPWPSFVTGLKRLAQDKDYMVDILGTLETSYRTKKGYWKGGTVGVFGYGGGVIPRFTELKDDKGAPVYPDAAEFHTLRIQPPPGMHYTSDVLRKMCDIWEKHGSGLIALHGQSGDIMFQGAKTDKVQDAFDELNELGFDLGGAGPAVRTSMSCVGAARCEQSCYDEAKAHRQVINTFVDDIHRPALPYKFKFKFSGCPNDCMNSIQRADMAVIGTWRDNIRTDETLARRWFEGHGMNELVNNVVARCPTKAIQLKEVKDVRTGDKISSVKLSDSHALEIDNADCVRCMHCINVMTGALAKGTDTGATILVGGKRTLKIGDLMGTVVVPFLPLKTQEDYDKLVDLGQRVIDFFAENALEHERTGEMIERIGLVNFLEGIDVEIDPNMVSSPRTNPYVRTDGWDEEVEKINAKKKAA, from the coding sequence ATGGCCAAGAAGATGCATGAAACGCCCATGCTCGATGAGCTGGAGACCGGCCCCTGGCCCAGCTTCGTCACGGGACTGAAGCGCCTGGCCCAGGACAAGGACTACATGGTCGACATCCTGGGCACGCTGGAGACCAGCTACCGCACCAAGAAGGGCTACTGGAAGGGCGGCACCGTGGGTGTGTTCGGCTACGGCGGCGGGGTGATCCCGCGCTTCACCGAACTGAAGGACGACAAGGGCGCCCCGGTCTACCCCGATGCCGCCGAGTTCCACACCCTGCGCATCCAGCCGCCGCCGGGCATGCACTACACCAGCGACGTTCTGCGCAAGATGTGCGACATCTGGGAAAAGCACGGCTCGGGCCTGATCGCCTTGCACGGCCAGAGCGGCGACATCATGTTCCAGGGCGCCAAGACCGACAAGGTGCAGGACGCCTTCGACGAGTTGAACGAACTGGGTTTCGACCTGGGTGGTGCCGGCCCCGCGGTGCGCACCAGCATGAGCTGCGTGGGCGCGGCGCGCTGCGAACAAAGCTGCTACGACGAAGCCAAGGCGCACCGCCAGGTGATCAACACCTTCGTGGACGACATCCACCGCCCGGCGCTGCCCTACAAGTTCAAGTTCAAGTTCAGCGGCTGCCCCAACGACTGCATGAACAGCATCCAGCGTGCCGACATGGCCGTCATCGGCACCTGGCGCGACAACATCCGCACCGACGAGACGCTGGCCCGCCGGTGGTTCGAAGGCCACGGCATGAACGAGCTGGTGAACAACGTGGTGGCGCGCTGCCCCACCAAGGCCATCCAGCTGAAAGAAGTGAAGGACGTCCGCACGGGCGACAAGATCTCCAGCGTGAAGCTCAGCGACAGCCATGCGCTGGAGATCGACAACGCCGATTGCGTGCGCTGCATGCATTGCATCAATGTGATGACCGGCGCCCTGGCCAAGGGCACCGACACCGGCGCCACCATCCTGGTGGGCGGCAAGCGCACCCTGAAGATCGGCGACCTGATGGGCACCGTGGTCGTGCCCTTCCTGCCGCTGAAGACCCAGGAGGACTACGACAAGCTGGTGGACCTGGGACAGCGCGTCATCGACTTCTTCGCCGAGAACGCGCTGGAACATGAACGCACCGGCGAAATGATCGAACGCATCGGTCTGGTGAACTTCCTGGAAGGCATCGACGTCGAGATCGATCCGAACATGGTGTCCAGCCCCCGCACCAACCCCTACGTGCGCACCGACGGCTGGGACGAGGAAGTGGAAAAGATCAACGCCAAGAAGAAGGCCGCCTGA
- a CDS encoding CRISPR-associated protein Cas6, subtype MYXAN (PFAM: Cas6 Crispr~TIGRFAM: CRISPR-associated protein Cas6, subtype MYXAN), whose product MLETEDALALATQVDLVFPLAGRTLPRDHRLALAQALEAAAPWLNSEPAIGLHPVNLVQGGSEPALLSARARLLVRLPRQRVAALSALQGLSLDVAGHPVNLGAPHARELLPHGTLYAHLVAADGEDEAAFLAAVGNELDALDARCQRICGRRHQIRATTDAGAPWLTGFSLMLHGLTPPASLRVLEAGLGAHRRLGCGLFVPHRSAAAVGS is encoded by the coding sequence ATGCTTGAGACCGAAGACGCGCTGGCCCTGGCCACCCAGGTGGACCTGGTGTTCCCGCTGGCCGGCCGCACGCTGCCGCGTGACCACCGCCTGGCCCTGGCGCAGGCGCTGGAAGCCGCCGCGCCCTGGCTGAACAGCGAGCCCGCCATCGGCCTGCACCCGGTGAACCTGGTGCAGGGCGGCAGCGAACCCGCGCTGCTGTCGGCCCGCGCTCGCCTGCTGGTGCGCTTGCCGCGCCAGCGCGTGGCAGCGCTGTCGGCCCTGCAGGGCCTCAGCCTGGACGTGGCCGGCCACCCGGTGAACCTGGGCGCGCCCCATGCCCGCGAACTGCTGCCGCATGGCACGCTCTACGCCCACCTGGTGGCTGCCGACGGGGAGGACGAAGCCGCCTTCCTGGCCGCGGTGGGCAACGAACTGGACGCGCTTGACGCGCGCTGCCAGCGCATCTGCGGCCGGCGCCATCAGATCCGCGCCACGACCGATGCCGGCGCGCCCTGGCTCACGGGCTTCAGCCTGATGCTGCACGGATTGACACCCCCCGCCTCGCTGCGGGTGCTGGAAGCGGGCCTGGGCGCACACCGCCGCCTGGGCTGCGGCCTGTTCGTGCCGCACCGCTCGGCGGCCGCGGTGGGCAGCTAG
- a CDS encoding sulfur relay protein, TusE/DsrC/DsvC family (PFAM: DsrC like protein~TIGRFAM: sulfur relay protein, TusE/DsrC/DsvC family), with product MGYTVNGTELDTDAEGYLLEPDYGDEVVKVIAAAEGITLSEDHWKVVAYLRDEYRENGHTPNFRNLLKGLEDVLPGCDSKSLYALFPTGPAKQGAKVAGLPQPLGKGGY from the coding sequence ATGGGCTACACCGTCAACGGCACCGAACTGGACACCGACGCCGAGGGCTACCTGCTGGAGCCCGACTACGGCGACGAGGTGGTGAAAGTGATCGCCGCAGCCGAGGGCATCACGCTGAGTGAAGACCACTGGAAGGTGGTGGCCTACCTGCGCGACGAATACCGCGAAAACGGCCACACGCCCAACTTCCGCAACCTGCTCAAGGGGTTGGAGGACGTCCTGCCCGGCTGCGACAGCAAGAGCCTGTACGCGCTGTTCCCCACCGGCCCGGCCAAACAGGGCGCCAAGGTGGCCGGGTTGCCGCAACCCCTGGGCAAGGGCGGCTACTGA
- a CDS encoding Taurine catabolism dioxygenase TauD, TfdA family (PFAM: Taurine catabolism dioxygenase TauD, TfdA family), with protein sequence MTAVLSPVAPASPFDLGDDLAYRVWRTWKLAHQALRVDDLLVEVADPMALTPDERCALLARCARCNMALYQGPAQAADTAVTRALGRQLGLQRLDANWLADEDGVSHIAVSSGSDGAGGFIPYTDRAIRWHTDGYYHPGARRIEGMVLHCVRPAAEGGATALLDHELAYIALRDADPAFVRALAADDAMTIPERADAQGVARAAQTGPVFSTSANGASLHMRYTARTRSIEWKADEATRAAVDFLARWLDSDHAPVLRLRLAAGMGLVSNNVLHDRAAFVDDPARPRLLYRARYLDRVSGAAATKPQETAPCRAG encoded by the coding sequence ATGACGGCCGTGCTCAGCCCCGTGGCGCCGGCCTCGCCCTTCGACCTGGGCGATGACCTGGCCTACCGCGTCTGGCGCACCTGGAAGCTGGCCCACCAGGCGCTGCGCGTGGACGATCTGCTGGTGGAAGTGGCCGACCCGATGGCGCTGACACCGGACGAACGCTGCGCCCTGCTGGCGCGCTGCGCGCGCTGCAACATGGCGCTGTACCAAGGCCCCGCCCAGGCGGCCGACACGGCCGTCACCCGCGCGCTGGGCCGACAGCTGGGCCTGCAGCGGCTGGACGCCAATTGGCTGGCCGACGAGGACGGTGTTTCGCACATCGCCGTGTCCAGCGGCAGCGATGGCGCGGGCGGCTTCATTCCCTACACCGACCGCGCCATCCGCTGGCACACCGACGGCTACTACCACCCTGGCGCACGTCGCATCGAAGGCATGGTGCTGCACTGCGTGAGGCCGGCCGCCGAGGGCGGCGCCACCGCCCTGCTGGATCATGAACTGGCCTACATCGCGCTGCGCGACGCCGACCCGGCCTTCGTGCGCGCGCTGGCGGCCGACGACGCGATGACCATCCCCGAGCGCGCCGACGCCCAGGGCGTGGCCCGCGCGGCGCAGACCGGGCCGGTGTTCAGCACCAGCGCCAACGGTGCCAGCCTGCACATGCGCTACACCGCCCGCACCCGCAGCATCGAATGGAAGGCCGACGAGGCCACCCGCGCGGCGGTGGACTTCCTGGCCCGCTGGCTGGACAGCGACCACGCCCCGGTGCTGCGTCTGCGCCTGGCCGCCGGCATGGGCCTGGTGTCCAACAACGTGCTGCACGACCGCGCGGCCTTCGTGGACGACCCCGCGCGGCCGCGCCTGCTGTACCGCGCCCGCTACCTGGACCGGGTGAGCGGCGCCGCGGCCACGAAGCCGCAGGAGACGGCGCCATGTCGGGCTGGCTGA
- a CDS encoding flavodoxin reductase family protein (PFAM: 2Fe-2S iron-sulfur cluster binding domain; Oxidoreductase FAD-binding domain), which produces MSGWLTVWRAAQLVGVPRGALQQRIRAGELAVGDDGRIATDSLLALYPQVRLEDSGLFERVVRIRDEAFGKRIRERLLPSQEVLAQRLFAQTQELADVRRHLQRYHALLQELRERIAAQAAQAGAEQPAWQDLQRFAQQGLARVLATESVNPLDVMDEMLKVMSAQVTLQPSGHEFTVQGHANLLQAGLQAGLKLNYGCGNGSCGMCKVRVVSGQVAPVAHGDYPLSEAERAQGYALMCTHTAASSELLLETLEAGGPTDIPPQQIVTSVRAITPLAADTRLLHLQTPRTHRLRFLAGQSATLGFTEGGADAHAALPIASCPCDDRNLHFFIGRDADDAFARAVFEGRLRPGQPVTVWGPQGDFVLADSPRPLVFAACDLGFAPVKSLIEHALALEAAPSLSLFWLATREGGHFQANQCRAWSEALDGFEATLLSHTDPADGARAMEQAMRADLFAIDCDFYLAGPGAFVTALDRLLEAAGVPASQRFAVIL; this is translated from the coding sequence ATGTCGGGCTGGCTGACCGTGTGGCGCGCCGCTCAGCTGGTGGGCGTGCCGCGCGGCGCGCTGCAGCAACGCATACGCGCCGGCGAACTGGCCGTGGGCGACGATGGCCGCATTGCCACCGACAGCCTGCTGGCCCTGTACCCGCAGGTCCGCCTGGAAGACAGCGGCCTGTTCGAGCGGGTGGTGCGCATCCGCGACGAAGCCTTTGGCAAACGCATCCGCGAACGCCTGCTGCCCAGCCAGGAAGTGCTGGCGCAGCGCCTGTTCGCCCAGACCCAGGAACTGGCCGACGTGCGCCGCCACCTGCAGCGCTACCACGCGCTGCTGCAGGAACTTCGCGAACGCATCGCGGCACAGGCGGCACAGGCCGGCGCCGAACAGCCGGCCTGGCAGGACCTGCAGCGCTTCGCCCAGCAGGGCCTGGCGCGGGTGCTGGCCACCGAAAGCGTGAACCCCCTCGATGTCATGGACGAGATGCTCAAGGTCATGTCGGCACAAGTCACCCTCCAGCCCAGCGGCCATGAATTCACGGTGCAGGGCCATGCCAACCTGCTGCAGGCCGGCCTGCAAGCGGGCCTGAAACTGAACTACGGCTGCGGCAACGGCAGCTGCGGCATGTGCAAGGTGCGTGTGGTGTCGGGCCAGGTGGCACCGGTGGCGCATGGCGACTACCCGCTGTCCGAAGCCGAACGCGCCCAAGGCTACGCCCTGATGTGCACCCACACCGCCGCCAGCAGCGAACTGCTGCTGGAGACCCTCGAGGCCGGCGGGCCGACGGACATTCCCCCGCAGCAGATCGTCACATCGGTGCGTGCAATCACGCCGCTGGCCGCAGACACCCGGCTGCTGCACCTGCAGACCCCGCGCACCCACCGGCTGCGCTTCCTGGCCGGGCAATCGGCCACGCTGGGTTTCACCGAAGGCGGCGCCGATGCGCACGCCGCGCTGCCCATCGCCAGCTGCCCGTGTGACGACCGCAACCTGCACTTCTTCATCGGCCGCGACGCCGACGACGCCTTCGCCCGCGCGGTGTTCGAAGGCCGCCTGAGGCCGGGCCAGCCGGTCACGGTGTGGGGCCCGCAGGGCGACTTCGTGCTGGCCGACAGCCCGCGCCCGCTGGTCTTCGCGGCCTGCGACCTGGGCTTCGCGCCGGTGAAGAGCCTGATCGAACACGCGCTGGCGCTGGAGGCGGCACCGTCGCTGTCGCTGTTCTGGCTGGCCACGCGCGAGGGCGGGCATTTCCAGGCCAACCAGTGCCGGGCCTGGTCGGAAGCGCTGGACGGTTTCGAGGCCACGCTGCTCAGCCACACCGACCCCGCCGACGGCGCGCGCGCGATGGAGCAGGCCATGCGCGCCGACCTGTTCGCCATCGACTGCGACTTCTACCTGGCCGGGCCGGGCGCCTTCGTCACCGCGCTGGACCGCCTGCTGGAGGCCGCCGGTGTGCCGGCCAGCCAGCGCTTTGCCGTGATCCTGTAG
- a CDS encoding SOS response transcriptional repressor, RecA-mediated autopeptidase (PFAM: Peptidase S24-like) has product MRHDDPSPRIEPSACDSGESFALRVIGQSMVPEFNEGEIIVVEPEGLAQDGSFVLALHEGEFIFRQLRASGAGWHLHALNAAWPDLPLNGLADVRGVVIQKALPGRRRASKRYV; this is encoded by the coding sequence ATGCGCCACGACGACCCCAGCCCACGCATCGAACCGAGCGCTTGCGACAGCGGCGAGTCCTTCGCGCTGCGCGTCATCGGCCAGAGCATGGTGCCCGAGTTCAACGAAGGCGAGATCATCGTCGTCGAGCCCGAAGGCCTGGCCCAGGACGGCAGCTTCGTGCTGGCACTGCACGAGGGTGAATTCATCTTCCGCCAGTTGCGCGCCAGCGGCGCCGGCTGGCACCTGCACGCGCTGAACGCCGCCTGGCCCGACCTGCCGCTGAACGGCCTGGCCGACGTGCGCGGCGTGGTCATCCAGAAGGCGCTGCCGGGTCGGCGGCGGGCCTCCAAACGCTATGTCTGA
- a CDS encoding Protein of unknown function (DUF3365) (PFAM: Protein of unknown function (DUF3365)) codes for MNSFAWMLLLGAGLVGPVVAAEADWVAQARGVASAVPPKLLEVLKAEIDKGGPAGAIEACKDQAPQLARAASERSGWQVRRVSLKNRNPKAVPDAWEQLVLQEFDRRAAAGDNPATLERAEEVVNAQGRAERRFMRALPVQELCLNCHGPAANLSAPVLERLRALYPDDQGVGYSVGQVRGAMTLRQPAP; via the coding sequence ATGAATTCATTTGCATGGATGTTGCTGCTGGGCGCGGGCCTGGTGGGGCCGGTGGTGGCGGCCGAAGCCGACTGGGTGGCCCAGGCGCGCGGCGTGGCCAGCGCGGTGCCGCCGAAGCTGCTGGAGGTGTTGAAGGCCGAGATCGACAAGGGCGGCCCGGCCGGGGCGATCGAGGCCTGCAAGGACCAGGCGCCTCAGCTGGCCCGCGCAGCGTCAGAACGCAGCGGCTGGCAGGTGCGCCGGGTGAGCCTGAAGAATCGAAACCCCAAGGCCGTGCCCGACGCGTGGGAGCAGCTGGTGCTGCAGGAATTCGACCGCCGCGCGGCCGCGGGCGACAACCCCGCCACGCTGGAACGCGCCGAGGAGGTGGTGAACGCACAGGGCCGCGCCGAGCGCCGCTTCATGCGCGCGCTGCCCGTGCAGGAGCTGTGCCTGAACTGCCATGGCCCGGCCGCGAACCTGAGCGCGCCGGTGCTGGAGCGCCTGCGCGCTCTGTACCCGGACGATCAGGGCGTGGGTTACAGCGTGGGCCAGGTCCGCGGGGCCATGACGCTGCGCCAGCCGGCGCCCTGA
- a CDS encoding putative transporter component (PFAM: YeeE/YedE family (DUF395)) codes for MQGEVAPVAGFVVWGGFALAFVFGAVAQRINFCTMGAVSDIVNMGHWGRMRMWLLAMAVALAGSTLLARAGLVDLGASIYQRPVLNGLSLLLGGVVFGVGMSLAGGCANKNLVRLGGGSLRSLVVLVFMGLSAYMTLKGLFGQWRAGFLDPVALNLAAWGWKDQSLATALAQASGLPAPAAQAATASALALGLAGFAFKDARFRASTRQWLGAMALGAVVVAGWYLTGHIGHGENPETLETVYFATNTRTLESMSFVAPVAYTLELLMLWTDKSLHVSFGVATALGVVLGSAAVALATRSFRWEGFASLADLRSQLGGAVLMGFGGVTAMGCTVGQGLTGLSTLAIGSFITVTGILTGAVATLKYITWRAERED; via the coding sequence ATGCAGGGCGAAGTGGCCCCCGTGGCCGGTTTCGTGGTGTGGGGTGGGTTCGCGCTGGCCTTCGTGTTCGGCGCGGTGGCCCAGCGCATCAACTTCTGCACCATGGGTGCGGTGTCCGACATCGTCAACATGGGCCACTGGGGCCGCATGCGCATGTGGTTGCTGGCGATGGCCGTGGCGCTGGCCGGATCCACGCTGCTGGCGCGCGCCGGCCTGGTGGACCTGGGTGCCAGCATCTACCAGCGGCCGGTGCTGAACGGGCTGTCCTTGTTGTTGGGCGGCGTGGTGTTCGGCGTGGGCATGTCGCTGGCGGGCGGCTGCGCCAACAAGAACCTGGTGCGCCTGGGTGGCGGCAGCCTGCGTTCGCTGGTGGTGCTGGTGTTCATGGGCCTGTCGGCCTACATGACGCTGAAGGGCCTGTTCGGGCAGTGGCGCGCTGGCTTCCTGGACCCGGTGGCGTTGAACCTGGCGGCCTGGGGCTGGAAGGACCAGAGCCTGGCCACTGCGCTGGCGCAGGCGTCGGGGCTGCCGGCGCCGGCCGCACAGGCGGCCACGGCGTCAGCGCTGGCGCTGGGCCTGGCCGGCTTTGCCTTCAAGGACGCGCGGTTTCGCGCCAGCACGCGCCAGTGGCTGGGGGCCATGGCCCTGGGCGCCGTGGTGGTGGCGGGCTGGTACCTCACCGGCCACATCGGCCATGGCGAGAATCCCGAGACGCTGGAAACGGTGTACTTCGCCACCAACACCCGCACGCTGGAATCCATGAGTTTCGTGGCGCCGGTGGCCTACACGCTGGAGCTGTTGATGCTGTGGACCGACAAGTCCCTGCACGTCAGTTTTGGCGTGGCCACCGCGCTGGGCGTGGTGCTGGGCTCGGCGGCGGTGGCGCTGGCCACGCGCAGCTTCCGCTGGGAAGGCTTCGCGTCGCTGGCGGACCTGCGCAGCCAGTTGGGCGGGGCCGTGCTGATGGGCTTCGGCGGTGTCACGGCCATGGGGTGTACCGTCGGGCAGGGCCTGACCGGGCTGTCCACCCTGGCCATCGGTTCTTTCATCACGGTGACCGGCATCCTGACCGGCGCCGTGGCCACCTTGAAGTACATCACCTGGCGCGCCGAGCGCGAGGACTGA
- a CDS encoding putative redox protein, regulator of disulfide bond formation (PFAM: SirA-like protein) — protein MNFDKEFDASGLACPMPIVKTKKSLADMASGQVLKVLATDPGSVCDMAAFAEQTGNALLQQSEEGGKYVFFLRKA, from the coding sequence ATGAACTTCGACAAGGAATTCGATGCCTCGGGCCTGGCCTGCCCGATGCCCATCGTCAAGACAAAAAAGTCGCTGGCTGACATGGCCAGTGGCCAGGTGCTGAAGGTGCTGGCCACCGACCCGGGTTCGGTGTGCGACATGGCGGCTTTCGCGGAACAGACCGGCAACGCCTTGCTGCAGCAGAGCGAAGAGGGCGGCAAGTACGTGTTCTTCCTGCGCAAGGCCTGA